One stretch of Candidatus Saccharibacteria bacterium oral taxon 488 DNA includes these proteins:
- a CDS encoding ABC transporter permease: protein MKMLLNNHFENATESLKSNRVRTYLSIFGIMVGIASITIILSLLTGTSRLFGDQSAKISDTTALIRSGSEARPDSLLSLSSGHAAQMVNTLTEQDAREIAKATNNSAAPLATFRTNVSTPDGKTKLEHITVTGSSGELAKLAGLKLREGQFIDEANGVVIGKQLSIDLFGTEKSLGSVLKLRGETLTVIGVLDEPETAPSYLGVDFNRSIILPLAVSKKFTQNTAQIQQILITADNGAALQTKIDAAKKVLAQQHQGDTDYHTLVGQAITAPNSHLVNALSTAMAVIAGISLLVGGIGITNIMLVSVAERQREVGIRKAVGATNRTIVAQFLIESAIIGLFGGILGYVIGLGASFLLGMYLPFTPVLEWQAAALTIGGALIIGMLFGIYPASRAAGKDPIESLRH, encoded by the coding sequence ATGAAAATGCTCCTCAATAATCACTTCGAGAACGCGACTGAATCGCTCAAGTCAAATAGAGTCCGCACCTACCTATCGATTTTTGGCATCATGGTCGGCATCGCCAGCATTACTATTATCTTGTCGCTGCTGACCGGCACGAGCCGCCTATTTGGTGATCAATCCGCCAAGATCTCTGACACCACCGCACTAATCCGGTCTGGCAGCGAGGCGCGGCCGGATTCATTGCTGTCACTCAGCTCCGGACACGCCGCCCAGATGGTGAACACACTGACCGAACAGGACGCCCGAGAAATTGCCAAGGCGACCAACAACAGCGCCGCACCGCTGGCAACGTTTCGCACTAACGTATCGACACCGGACGGTAAGACGAAGCTAGAGCACATCACTGTTACCGGTAGCTCAGGCGAACTGGCAAAGCTCGCCGGCCTCAAGTTACGCGAGGGACAATTCATCGACGAAGCCAACGGCGTCGTGATTGGTAAGCAGCTATCAATTGACCTATTCGGCACTGAAAAATCCCTCGGCAGCGTCCTCAAGCTCCGCGGCGAGACACTGACAGTCATTGGCGTGCTCGACGAGCCGGAAACTGCGCCTAGTTACCTCGGTGTTGATTTTAATCGCTCCATCATCCTGCCGCTGGCCGTCAGCAAAAAATTCACCCAAAACACCGCCCAGATCCAGCAAATCCTCATCACCGCCGACAATGGTGCGGCGCTGCAAACTAAAATTGATGCCGCCAAAAAAGTCCTTGCCCAGCAGCATCAGGGCGATACCGACTACCACACCTTGGTCGGCCAAGCCATCACCGCACCGAATTCACACCTAGTGAACGCGCTCTCAACCGCCATGGCGGTCATCGCCGGTATCTCGCTACTGGTTGGCGGTATCGGCATCACCAACATCATGCTGGTTTCGGTCGCCGAACGCCAGCGCGAAGTCGGTATCCGCAAAGCCGTTGGCGCCACCAACCGCACCATCGTCGCCCAATTCCTCATCGAATCAGCCATCATCGGCCTATTTGGCGGTATTCTTGGCTACGTTATCGGCCTCGGCGCGTCGTTCCTCCTCGGCATGTACCTACCATTCACCCCAGTTCTCGAATGGCAAGCAGCCGCTCTGACTATCGGCGGAGCGCTGATCATCGGTATGCTCTTTGGCATCTATCCAGCCAGCCGCGCTGCCGGCAAAGACCCGATCGAGAGCTTGCGCCACTAA
- a CDS encoding DUF84 family protein, translated as MNITLCGSMKFIDKMDKVAAQLEARGHTVYKPDRAEGTAYDREQSHANAQLKRGYMNKRFDKIDLAGGIVVVNPPKNGIDGYIGGNSFLEMAYAFKHGLDIFTLYPLPKEIGYIDELCGMNPIVLDGDLEKVESHITGLPLVCIGAVSLVKRLAIERGFRRAGLPVRTEVVEVSPSGTELSMSLELTRQRAASCLSNLKKLGKTAADYVVDVESGLFRPFEDSIAYPCEVALVEGKDGVQRVGFSTGATLYDGDSSMAKQVNSTMLHRADQQLVEDAIYKAVAQARSDR; from the coding sequence ATGAATATTACGCTATGTGGATCAATGAAATTTATCGACAAGATGGACAAGGTTGCTGCTCAGCTGGAGGCGCGCGGTCATACAGTGTATAAACCGGATCGAGCTGAGGGAACGGCTTATGATCGTGAGCAATCGCACGCCAATGCTCAGCTCAAACGGGGTTATATGAATAAGCGCTTTGATAAAATTGATTTGGCCGGAGGGATTGTGGTGGTGAATCCGCCAAAAAATGGCATTGATGGCTATATTGGCGGTAACTCATTTCTTGAGATGGCCTACGCCTTTAAGCACGGTCTCGATATCTTTACTCTGTATCCGTTGCCAAAGGAGATAGGGTATATTGATGAGCTATGCGGTATGAATCCAATTGTACTTGACGGTGATTTAGAGAAAGTGGAGTCTCACATTACCGGTCTGCCGTTGGTATGTATTGGTGCAGTAAGTCTGGTTAAGCGACTGGCAATAGAGCGCGGTTTTCGTCGAGCTGGTTTGCCGGTACGAACTGAAGTAGTGGAGGTCTCGCCTTCGGGGACTGAATTATCGATGAGTCTCGAGCTGACACGCCAGCGCGCGGCAAGCTGTCTGAGCAATCTCAAAAAGCTCGGGAAAACAGCGGCGGACTATGTCGTGGACGTGGAAAGTGGGCTGTTTCGACCATTTGAGGATAGTATAGCGTACCCATGCGAGGTGGCGTTGGTCGAAGGTAAAGATGGTGTACAGCGTGTTGGGTTTAGTACGGGTGCGACTTTGTATGATGGCGACAGCAGCATGGCTAAGCAAGTTAATTCGACGATGCTTCATCGTGCGGATCAGCAACTGGTAGAAGATGCAATATATAAAGCGGTAGCTCAGGCGAGGTCTGACCGATGA
- a CDS encoding SGNH/GDSL hydrolase family protein produces MTALIGVSFLLHQVTASAAGANWMDNDPVVKHVRPLDSAVDPNVNVRGHCKLETVTVAKTYDDKEPTMKLTLCLNEFNGWRFGQANGWHDVYASNGGLFYKVNNLSAVYWFKGTDTVIGMHRGHAFGYDEISHLKKYHNFTKRFTMSSSKKSFDFDTSNPAFSLDHNGKPMYAISWGISNNGRYLVYSGSVRHINAYDIFSRIDLETGKRKVFGRGYYDHTHNVEPQPSVAVSNDGTQVIIGGTAIFKVWRITPECLVDREKMKDEFRDPCPTRMICPKFYGDQWKNIEASHERISANDDFTELTYQHRALRGQAINEVVTISIAKDEPQASRLDYLAMGDSYSSGEGDIQNGVSSHYIRETGGKEDCHLSNRSYPFLLAKAWNVPDGKFNTIACSGARVIHDYIFRLKYYSGQNTITKKKFTEGNRDEIIKNAKSNFLPGYIPQIEFVREYKPKVITLTGGGNDVGFGDILATCNDTDTCSYAADDRVKQLLKDSIHNQYGVTKLLVKKLKEASPGSKIYVVGYPQFIEKGEQNCFLNGGLLNQRERAAIFDMTKEMNEVLWRAATDSGVPFVDITNALSGGRLCGGDKYMTGLHNISLSRLNEQKQNLYHPNPNGHLRIARQISEKVGGVKKAFGGDVVNAAKEGSFYQAAPITRRINNASPVRVKLGEKLRISSVDDQLMPHSTVRATLYSTPTDLGAHMVSASGQLDMTMNLPNGVQPGRHTLVLVGMLPDGKRVTYYDFVTVERQTDSGAVQSKTNKDSSRDGLETRSRAAVITKGGYRGAVYFYGSIIVLIIMVIGGLLYAFQNYLRKR; encoded by the coding sequence ATGACGGCACTCATTGGAGTGTCGTTTTTATTACACCAGGTGACAGCTTCTGCCGCCGGGGCTAATTGGATGGATAATGATCCGGTGGTGAAGCATGTGCGGCCGCTTGATTCGGCGGTTGATCCAAACGTGAATGTCCGCGGCCATTGTAAATTGGAGACAGTAACGGTGGCAAAGACGTATGACGACAAAGAGCCGACAATGAAGTTGACGCTCTGTTTGAATGAGTTTAACGGTTGGCGGTTTGGGCAGGCAAATGGGTGGCACGATGTGTATGCTTCAAATGGTGGTCTCTTTTATAAGGTGAATAATCTCAGTGCAGTTTATTGGTTCAAGGGAACGGATACGGTCATCGGCATGCATCGTGGACACGCGTTTGGTTATGATGAAATCTCTCATCTAAAGAAATACCATAATTTCACCAAGCGCTTCACGATGAGTAGTAGTAAAAAATCGTTTGACTTTGATACGTCAAATCCAGCGTTTTCACTCGACCACAACGGAAAGCCCATGTATGCTATCAGTTGGGGAATTTCTAATAATGGGCGGTATCTCGTCTATTCTGGTAGTGTAAGACACATTAATGCCTATGATATATTCTCGCGCATTGATCTAGAGACGGGCAAGCGAAAGGTATTCGGCAGAGGATATTATGATCACACGCATAATGTAGAGCCACAGCCAAGTGTGGCGGTGTCAAATGACGGAACACAGGTGATTATTGGCGGAACGGCGATATTTAAAGTATGGCGGATTACGCCTGAGTGCCTCGTTGATCGTGAAAAAATGAAGGATGAATTTCGCGACCCGTGTCCGACGAGGATGATATGCCCGAAGTTTTATGGTGATCAATGGAAAAATATTGAGGCGTCGCATGAGCGAATATCTGCGAACGATGACTTTACAGAATTAACGTATCAACATCGGGCGTTACGTGGTCAGGCGATTAACGAAGTGGTGACGATATCTATAGCCAAGGATGAACCTCAAGCCTCTCGGCTCGACTATCTCGCAATGGGCGATTCGTATTCGAGTGGGGAGGGGGATATTCAGAATGGGGTGTCAAGTCATTATATTCGCGAAACTGGAGGCAAGGAGGACTGTCATCTCAGCAATCGCTCATATCCATTCCTGCTCGCCAAGGCTTGGAACGTTCCGGACGGTAAATTTAATACGATAGCATGTAGCGGCGCAAGGGTAATACACGACTATATTTTTCGGTTAAAGTACTATTCTGGGCAGAATACTATTACAAAGAAGAAGTTTACCGAGGGAAATAGAGATGAAATTATTAAAAATGCAAAAAGTAACTTCCTGCCAGGCTATATACCGCAGATAGAGTTTGTTAGAGAATACAAGCCCAAAGTTATCACGTTGACTGGTGGTGGTAACGATGTGGGGTTTGGCGATATACTAGCGACGTGTAATGACACGGATACTTGCTCATACGCGGCGGATGATCGTGTGAAGCAACTACTGAAAGACAGCATTCATAATCAGTATGGTGTCACGAAGCTATTGGTTAAAAAGTTAAAGGAGGCTTCACCGGGGAGTAAGATTTACGTTGTTGGATACCCGCAGTTTATTGAAAAAGGGGAGCAGAACTGTTTTCTTAATGGCGGTCTTCTTAACCAGCGTGAACGAGCAGCCATATTTGATATGACGAAAGAAATGAACGAAGTACTTTGGAGGGCGGCGACAGATAGCGGAGTGCCCTTTGTTGATATTACAAATGCTCTATCTGGTGGTCGGTTATGTGGTGGTGATAAGTATATGACGGGTCTTCACAATATTTCTTTATCGCGTCTTAATGAGCAAAAGCAAAATCTCTATCACCCGAATCCAAATGGACATCTAAGAATTGCCAGACAAATATCTGAAAAGGTCGGAGGTGTGAAAAAAGCTTTTGGGGGAGACGTGGTTAATGCTGCCAAGGAAGGAAGTTTTTATCAGGCGGCACCGATAACGCGGCGTATCAATAATGCTTCGCCTGTACGTGTAAAGTTAGGCGAGAAGTTGCGCATATCTTCAGTGGACGATCAACTCATGCCGCACAGTACCGTACGCGCGACGCTTTATTCCACGCCTACCGACCTAGGCGCTCATATGGTTAGTGCGAGTGGTCAGTTGGACATGACAATGAATTTGCCTAATGGAGTGCAGCCGGGAAGACATACACTGGTGCTTGTGGGGATGCTTCCTGATGGAAAGAGAGTTACATACTATGATTTTGTTACAGTTGAGCGACAAACCGACAGTGGCGCAGTCCAAAGTAAGACAAACAAGGATAGCTCCAGAGACGGGCTTGAGACAAGGTCACGGGCTGCGGTCATCACGAAGGGCGGTTATCGGGGCGCAGTATATTTCTATGGCTCAATCATAGTGTTGATAATAATGGTAATCGGGGGATTGTTATATGCATTTCAAAATTATCTCAGAAAAAGATAA
- a CDS encoding ribonucleoside-diphosphate reductase subunit alpha: MKRDGTKEPFDANKINAAILKACDGLPDQVSKVVQVATELQLTLFDGITTEQLDEAVIQTVLQNVKDDPDYDKIAARLLLKNIYKNTLGDYETADELKKLHAREFPKFVTAAVKDGLLDKRMGDGRFDLKKLGEALDPTKDDLSKYLGVITNRNRYALRKHGSEPIEPPQFTHMRIAMGLSYNEKDPTAAAIEFYHYMSNLEYVPGGSTRVNAGCSFPQLSNCFLLEVQDDMESIAKSIRDTMWIAKGTGGIGISFTKLRASGSPVKTTNTTSTGPIPFIKMIDTALFAVSRKGKKMGAAAVYMENWHIDFKEFIDLRSNSGDPYMRTRFANTAVFISDEFMKRVQKDQDWYLFDPAETSDLPELYGEEFSARYKEYIKLVEAGKLRVFDKVPARQQFKQILTSLQATSHPWLTWKDTINVRALNNNTGTIHLSNLCTEITLPQDEKNIATCNLISINLSAFLREDKTWDWQRLQEAARAATRQLDNLVDITQTPIPEAMHSNQQTRAIGIGVMGFTDVLEKLGYCYESNEAYELIDQLTEFISYHAIDQSADLAAELGSYPTYNGSGWSKGVLPIDTVAELSNNRKVKVKIDSKTRLDWDKLRKKVKKGMRNATLMAIAPTANIGHVAGTTPGIDPQFAQIFSRSTLNGKFLEVNHNLVRDLKELNLWDRLKDEIFAAQGDIQHIDAIPQKLRDVYKTSFQLSPYAFIEVAARAQKWVDQAISRNMYLETRDIDEYVEIYSEAWRRGLKTTYYLHVKPRHQSEQTTVSVEKLAEQKIRTGAKTRGFGFAKVNK, translated from the coding sequence ATCAAACGCGACGGGACGAAAGAGCCGTTTGATGCCAATAAAATTAACGCGGCGATTTTGAAGGCCTGCGACGGGCTGCCAGATCAGGTTTCTAAGGTAGTGCAGGTGGCGACCGAGCTGCAGCTGACGCTATTTGACGGGATTACCACCGAGCAGCTGGACGAGGCGGTGATTCAGACGGTTTTACAGAATGTTAAGGATGATCCAGATTATGACAAGATCGCGGCGCGGCTGCTGCTGAAAAATATTTACAAGAATACGCTAGGCGATTACGAGACGGCCGACGAGTTAAAGAAATTGCACGCCCGGGAATTTCCAAAGTTTGTTACAGCGGCGGTCAAGGACGGTCTGCTCGATAAGCGGATGGGTGACGGTCGGTTTGACTTGAAAAAGCTTGGTGAAGCACTTGATCCTACTAAAGACGACCTTAGTAAGTACCTCGGTGTCATCACTAACCGTAACCGCTACGCTCTGCGTAAACATGGTAGTGAGCCGATTGAACCACCGCAGTTTACTCACATGCGCATCGCCATGGGGCTGAGCTATAACGAGAAGGATCCGACTGCGGCAGCAATTGAGTTCTATCATTATATGAGCAATCTGGAGTACGTACCAGGTGGCTCAACTCGAGTTAATGCCGGCTGCTCCTTCCCGCAACTTAGCAACTGTTTCTTATTGGAAGTGCAAGACGATATGGAGTCAATTGCTAAATCGATTCGCGACACCATGTGGATCGCCAAAGGCACGGGCGGCATCGGCATTAGCTTTACTAAGCTACGAGCATCGGGCAGTCCAGTCAAGACAACCAACACAACAAGCACCGGGCCCATCCCATTTATCAAGATGATCGATACGGCGTTGTTTGCCGTATCGCGCAAGGGTAAAAAGATGGGTGCCGCGGCGGTATATATGGAAAACTGGCACATTGATTTCAAGGAGTTCATCGACCTGCGCTCCAACTCCGGTGACCCGTACATGCGGACGCGCTTTGCTAATACCGCAGTATTTATCTCTGATGAATTTATGAAGCGAGTGCAGAAAGACCAAGATTGGTATCTGTTTGACCCGGCGGAAACGTCGGATCTGCCCGAGCTATATGGTGAGGAGTTCTCGGCGCGCTACAAAGAGTACATCAAGCTGGTGGAGGCTGGTAAGCTGCGTGTCTTTGACAAAGTACCGGCCCGTCAGCAGTTCAAGCAAATCCTGACCAGTCTGCAAGCCACTAGCCATCCATGGCTGACCTGGAAAGACACCATCAACGTCCGCGCTCTAAATAACAACACTGGTACAATTCATTTGTCTAATCTTTGTACGGAAATTACCCTGCCGCAGGATGAGAAGAATATCGCTACCTGCAACCTCATCAGCATCAATCTGTCGGCGTTCTTGCGTGAGGATAAGACGTGGGATTGGCAGCGGCTACAAGAGGCAGCACGGGCAGCAACACGCCAGCTTGATAACTTGGTAGACATCACTCAGACGCCAATTCCAGAGGCGATGCACTCGAACCAGCAGACGCGGGCAATTGGTATCGGCGTCATGGGCTTTACTGATGTGTTGGAAAAGCTCGGTTACTGCTATGAGTCGAACGAAGCCTATGAATTGATCGACCAATTGACGGAGTTTATTAGTTATCACGCCATCGACCAGTCGGCGGATTTGGCGGCCGAGCTAGGCAGTTATCCGACGTATAACGGTAGTGGCTGGAGTAAGGGTGTTTTGCCGATTGATACGGTGGCGGAATTGTCGAATAATCGCAAGGTTAAGGTGAAAATTGACAGCAAAACCCGTCTAGATTGGGATAAACTACGTAAGAAAGTTAAAAAAGGCATGCGTAATGCCACGCTGATGGCTATCGCTCCGACCGCTAACATCGGTCATGTGGCGGGGACAACGCCGGGGATTGATCCGCAGTTTGCCCAGATTTTTAGTCGCTCGACCTTGAATGGTAAGTTTTTGGAGGTGAACCATAATCTGGTTCGTGACTTGAAAGAGCTGAACCTGTGGGATCGTCTGAAGGATGAAATATTTGCAGCGCAGGGTGACATTCAGCACATCGACGCTATTCCGCAAAAACTGCGCGACGTCTACAAGACTAGCTTCCAGCTCAGCCCGTATGCCTTTATCGAGGTGGCGGCTCGGGCACAAAAGTGGGTTGACCAGGCGATTAGTCGCAATATGTACCTGGAAACTCGTGACATCGATGAGTATGTGGAGATTTATTCTGAAGCCTGGCGGCGTGGTTTGAAAACCACCTACTACCTGCACGTCAAGCCGCGTCATCAATCAGAGCAGACCACCGTGTCGGTGGAAAAATTAGCAGAACAGAAGATTCGAACTGGCGCTAAAACGCGCGGGTTTGGATTTGCCAAGGTTAATAAATAA
- a CDS encoding ribonucleotide-diphosphate reductase subunit beta: MGILGSGLRDGLSLHPIRYPWAYDLYNQAVANTWFPNEVQLVQDLADFEKLSDEEKHALKTVISYLNPNELLINKSLAFGIYPYVNAAEAQLYLSKQMWEEANHFMTFEYIIETFPFDREEIYAAGFGKKSLADKANFQNKHLDVMLDPNLDIYSLEGKKDFVRSLVAYNIVLEGIWFYSGFMVGMSFRQRNLLRNVGTLLDWITKDENLHLTFGINLLLTILDENPELQTQEFAEEIRGLILQAVELEKEYNKDMLPKGILGLNADYVNQYVMHMTDRRLVELGFEPEYNVANPAKWMATANDTLELVNFFESTNTSYEVNTTK, translated from the coding sequence ATGGGCATTTTAGGTTCAGGACTACGCGACGGTTTATCACTGCATCCAATTCGCTACCCATGGGCATACGACTTATATAACCAAGCAGTGGCTAACACCTGGTTCCCAAACGAGGTGCAGTTGGTACAGGATTTGGCGGATTTTGAAAAACTTAGTGATGAGGAAAAGCATGCGCTAAAGACCGTCATCAGCTACCTTAATCCGAACGAGCTACTAATCAACAAGTCGCTGGCATTTGGCATTTATCCGTACGTTAACGCTGCTGAAGCGCAGCTGTATCTGTCGAAGCAGATGTGGGAAGAGGCTAACCACTTCATGACCTTTGAGTATATCATCGAGACCTTTCCGTTTGATCGCGAGGAAATTTATGCGGCGGGCTTTGGTAAAAAGTCGTTGGCCGACAAGGCGAACTTCCAGAACAAGCACCTGGATGTCATGCTCGATCCAAATTTGGATATTTACTCTTTGGAGGGTAAGAAAGATTTTGTCCGCTCATTGGTGGCGTATAACATCGTATTGGAAGGCATCTGGTTTTACTCGGGCTTTATGGTTGGTATGAGCTTCCGCCAGCGTAACTTGTTGCGCAATGTCGGCACGCTGCTAGACTGGATCACTAAGGATGAGAATTTACACTTGACCTTTGGTATCAATTTGCTGCTGACTATTTTGGACGAAAACCCAGAACTGCAAACCCAGGAATTTGCCGAGGAAATCCGCGGGCTTATCCTGCAGGCGGTTGAACTAGAAAAAGAGTACAACAAGGACATGCTACCAAAGGGAATCTTGGGCCTAAACGCTGATTATGTCAATCAATACGTCATGCACATGACCGACCGCCGCTTGGTTGAGCTTGGCTTTGAGCCAGAGTACAATGTGGCCAACCCAGCCAAATGGATGGCTACGGCAAATGACACTTTGGAATTGGTGAATTTCTTTGAGAGTACTAATACCAGCTATGAAGTTAATACTACGAAATAG
- a CDS encoding pyridoxamine 5'-phosphate oxidase family protein produces MNKLATDILDTVEVGALATVNRDRTPLVTALHFARLDDMLIWVSDPTSRHAHNAFRTGKAEFVVWDEQKNAVFLTTTVREIVEETELMAAQKAYAKKLGDFMPQVDRPQFYAMPIGQLDEKTTTENWLHFIA; encoded by the coding sequence ATGAACAAATTGGCAACAGATATTTTAGATACGGTAGAGGTGGGGGCGCTTGCGACGGTCAATCGTGACCGTACACCGTTGGTGACGGCGCTGCATTTTGCGCGGCTGGATGACATGCTCATTTGGGTGTCAGACCCGACGTCACGTCATGCGCACAACGCCTTTCGTACCGGTAAGGCAGAGTTTGTGGTTTGGGATGAGCAGAAAAACGCAGTATTTTTGACGACAACTGTTCGGGAGATTGTTGAGGAAACAGAGCTGATGGCGGCCCAGAAGGCGTACGCCAAGAAGCTCGGAGACTTTATGCCCCAAGTTGACAGGCCGCAGTTTTACGCTATGCCGATTGGCCAGCTTGATGAAAAAACTACAACGGAAAATTGGCTGCATTTTATTGCGTAA
- a CDS encoding SIS domain-containing protein, whose protein sequence is MLDDKNLLAQRDPGNTRTSAVAVTMQTDFAAEVESPATPSEVANVVLAGMGGSALAADMVKVLTADRVTVPLEVVKGYQLPHFVNEKTLVVAISHSGNTEETMSCYQQAREHGCQLAVMATGGKLFMAAEADNLPRVRVPSGGQPRMSTMYHLRGLLKLLSQFEVIDDSLYHAVAASGVWLKDQLSQWAEDVPTADNYAKQLALKLVGSTQVFYAGELTWPLAYKWKISFNESAKNVAFWNQYPEFSHNEFIGWSSHPVDKPYKVVDFRSSLERPRIRERMELTDRLLSGMRPKAEVVELQGETLLEQLLWGLALGEIVSIYAGILNGVNPEPVALVEQLKRELS, encoded by the coding sequence ATGCTTGACGACAAAAATCTTTTAGCGCAGCGCGACCCGGGTAATACACGAACGAGTGCGGTGGCGGTAACGATGCAGACGGACTTTGCAGCTGAAGTGGAGTCACCGGCGACCCCTAGTGAGGTGGCGAATGTGGTGCTGGCGGGTATGGGTGGCTCGGCGCTGGCGGCGGATATGGTCAAGGTGCTGACGGCGGATCGGGTCACGGTGCCGCTTGAGGTAGTGAAAGGCTACCAGCTGCCACATTTTGTGAATGAAAAAACACTGGTTGTTGCTATCAGCCACTCGGGCAACACCGAGGAGACGATGAGCTGTTACCAGCAGGCTCGTGAGCATGGCTGCCAGTTGGCGGTGATGGCGACGGGCGGGAAATTGTTTATGGCGGCCGAGGCAGATAATCTGCCGCGGGTGCGCGTTCCGTCGGGTGGCCAGCCGCGGATGTCAACGATGTATCATTTGCGCGGGCTGCTAAAGCTGCTCAGCCAGTTTGAGGTGATTGACGATAGCCTGTACCACGCGGTTGCAGCCAGTGGTGTGTGGCTGAAAGATCAGCTGAGCCAGTGGGCCGAGGATGTACCGACGGCGGATAATTATGCCAAGCAACTGGCGCTTAAGCTCGTTGGTTCGACCCAGGTGTTTTATGCGGGCGAGCTGACATGGCCGCTGGCGTATAAGTGGAAGATTAGCTTTAACGAGTCAGCGAAAAACGTGGCGTTTTGGAATCAATATCCGGAGTTCAGCCACAATGAATTCATCGGCTGGTCATCACATCCGGTCGATAAACCATATAAGGTCGTGGATTTTCGGAGCAGCCTTGAGCGTCCGCGAATTCGGGAGCGGATGGAGCTGACCGATCGGTTGCTGTCGGGTATGCGCCCGAAGGCCGAAGTAGTCGAGCTACAGGGCGAGACGCTGCTCGAGCAGCTGCTGTGGGGGCTGGCGCTGGGCGAGATTGTCAGTATCTATGCGGGCATTCTCAACGGTGTTAATCCAGAGCCAGTGGCGCTGGTGGAGCAGCTAAAGAGAGAATTGTCGTAG
- a CDS encoding ATP-binding cassette domain-containing protein, giving the protein MNDPSTRIKLTNVTKRFGFGDAEQVALDNVNLEVKKGEFIAIVGPSGCGKTTLLNILGLLDHPSEGEYYLDNKPVEDLTATHHATIRSRDIGFIFQHFNLIPRLTVIDNVALPLTYKGISKTKRLQEASRILRNFHLGEREYYLPHQLSGGQVQRVAIARALVNSPSIILADEPTGNLDSKSSHIIMEELSDIHRRGNTIIMVTHNPELLSYASRVISILDGRIDTDTHHIKKIFKQKLGGDDQPATPVSSTPTHTVAAKDTKDESEEKGEKVEKAEPTKTTPEKPTTEKAAPSATPNKPADLVKSPDDLPPKRPLGAASAKATTKTVKADSDHSKKSIDSDAAKTAAPSTEKKPTPKSDKADDAETDAAKSTKKPVKKERKATKKS; this is encoded by the coding sequence ATGAACGATCCTTCAACGCGAATTAAACTTACTAATGTAACGAAACGATTTGGCTTTGGTGACGCCGAGCAGGTGGCGCTGGACAATGTCAATCTCGAGGTCAAAAAGGGCGAGTTCATTGCCATCGTCGGCCCGTCCGGCTGCGGCAAGACGACCCTGCTGAATATCCTCGGGCTGCTCGACCACCCGTCAGAGGGCGAGTATTACCTTGACAATAAACCGGTCGAGGATCTGACGGCGACCCATCACGCCACGATTCGTTCGCGCGATATTGGCTTTATTTTTCAACATTTCAATCTCATCCCACGCCTGACGGTGATCGATAATGTTGCCCTGCCGCTCACCTATAAAGGCATCAGCAAGACCAAGCGCCTCCAGGAAGCCAGCCGGATTTTACGCAACTTCCATCTGGGCGAGCGCGAGTATTATCTGCCGCATCAGCTATCCGGCGGCCAGGTTCAGCGCGTAGCAATCGCCCGGGCACTGGTCAACAGCCCATCAATTATCCTAGCCGACGAGCCGACCGGCAACCTTGATTCCAAGTCCAGCCACATCATCATGGAGGAGCTGTCCGACATTCACCGCCGAGGCAATACGATTATTATGGTGACGCATAATCCAGAGCTGCTGTCATATGCCAGCCGGGTGATTTCTATACTCGATGGGCGTATTGATACCGATACGCACCACATCAAGAAGATCTTTAAGCAAAAGCTGGGCGGCGATGACCAACCAGCAACCCCAGTGAGTTCAACGCCGACGCACACAGTAGCCGCCAAAGACACAAAAGACGAGTCAGAGGAAAAGGGCGAGAAAGTAGAGAAAGCCGAGCCAACCAAAACCACTCCTGAAAAACCAACGACCGAGAAGGCAGCCCCATCTGCTACTCCCAACAAGCCAGCTGATCTAGTGAAATCGCCGGATGATCTCCCACCAAAGCGGCCGCTTGGCGCTGCTTCAGCCAAAGCAACCACAAAGACTGTTAAAGCTGACAGCGATCATAGTAAAAAATCAATAGATTCTGACGCCGCAAAAACCGCTGCTCCGTCGACCGAAAAGAAGCCCACCCCTAAGTCCGATAAAGCCGACGACGCAGAAACCGATGCCGCCAAATCAACCAAGAAACCAGTCAAAAAAGAACGGAAAGCTACGAAAAAGTCATGA